The Humulus lupulus chromosome 3, drHumLupu1.1, whole genome shotgun sequence genome window below encodes:
- the LOC133824936 gene encoding uncharacterized protein LOC133824936, whose protein sequence is MEEDENVPIILGRPYLAPRKALIDVQKGELSLRVQGEEVVFNVFKAMTYPKASDNYFSVDVVEEVVGRRKLIEDPFKIRLTFDDVDGEDSEEVLSYLKWIQSYEPWKHTKFEELGEGPERPLPLILKPPVLELKAVPEHLRYAYLGEKETFPVIVSSFLSEVEEEKLLRVLRAHKNAIGWTLTNIRGISPSKVMHRILMKDDARLTIDAQRRLNPTMKEVVRKEILIWLDARVIYPISDSAWVSPIQVVPKEGGMSVVKNESNKLISTRTVTGWRICIDYQKLNKAARKYMFPLPFIDQMLDRRMPFGLCNAPATFQRCMMAIFSDMVEKGIEIFMDDFSVYGSSFDKCLTNLELISKKGIEVDRAKISTIDNFPPPVPVKEVRSFLGHVGFYRRFIKDFSKVSKSLLAIVFAFDKFRPYLIGNKVVVYTDHSAIKYIMTKKYSKPRLIRWILLLQEFDVEIKDKKGTENLVPDHLCRLEVDEDSLDKEVQINDASPDEQLFEVSVCKDVPWFADYVNFLAAKVIPPEMTRQQLKKLYSEMKHYYWEEPILYKHCPNQVIKSCVPEEEMLSILTHCHTLHCGGHFGGTRTIAKVKAAATPTCYGKEVLFYHPIANGQAEVSNWEIKGIFEKTTNTSRKDWSKMLDDSLWAYRTAFKTLNGMSPYRLVFGKACHLPVELEHRAYSAVKKLNIDLFMVGQNRLMELNELDEL, encoded by the exons atggaggaggatgagaaTGTTCCTATTATCTTAGGGAGGCCATATTTAGCACCTAGGAAAGCATTGATAGATGTGCAAAAGGGAGAGTTAAGTCTAAGAGTGCAAGGCGAAGAAGTAGTATTTAATGTGTTCAAGGCTATGACTTATCCTAAAGCAAGTGATAATTATTTTTCAGTGGATGTGGTAGAAGAGGTAGTAGGGAGAAGAAAGTTAATTGAAGATCCTTTTAAAATTAGACTTACATTTGATGATGTAGATGGTGAGGATAGTGAAGAGGTGTTGAGTTATTTGAAGTGGATACAATCATATGAGCCGTGGAAGCATACAAAATTTGAAGAATTGGGCGAGGGACCGGAAAGACCATTACCATTGATTTTAAAGCCACCTGTGTTAGAACTGAAGGCTGTACCGGAACATTTACGCTATGCTTATCTTGGAGAGAAAGAGACTTTTCCGGTCATAGTTTCATCATTTCTTTCGGAAGTAGAGGAGGAGAAGTTGTTGAGGGTTTTAAGGGCTCATAAAAATGCTATAGGGTGGACTCTTACTAATATAAGAGGAATAAGCCCATCGAAAGTTATGCATAGAATTCTTATGAAAGACGATGCTAGACTGACTATTGATGCTCAACGAAGACTTAATCCgacaatgaaagaagtggtgaggaAAGAGATCTTGATATGGTTAGATGCTAGagtgatttaccctatttctgatagtgctTGGGTAAGTCCAATACAAGTAGTACCTAAAGAGGGTGGCATGAGTGTGGTGAAGAATGAGAGTAATAAACTAATTTCAACAAGGACTGTAACAGGTTGGAGGATATGTATAGATTACCAGAAGTTGAATAAGGCAGCTAGGAAATATATGTTTCCtttgccttttattgatcaaatgttgGATAG AAGGATGCCATTTGGGCtatgtaatgcaccagccacatttcaacggtgtatgatggcGATATTCTCTGACATGGTTGAGAAAGggattgaaatttttatggatgatttttcggtTTATGGGTCTTCTTTTGACAAGTGTTTGACTAATCTGGAGTTG ATTTCTAAGAAAGGCATTGAAGTGGATCGGGCCAAGATTTCTACGATCGATAATTTTCCACCTCCAGTTCCAGTTAAAGAAGTGAGGAGTTTCTTGGGCCATGTGGGGTTTTATAGAAGGTTTATCAAAGATTTCTCCAAGGTCTCGAAGTCGTTGTTGGCCATAGTGTTTGCCTTTGATAAGTTTAGGCCGTACTTGATTGGGAATAAGGTGGTTGTTTACACAGATCATTCTGCGATAAAATATATTATGACCAAGAAATATTCCAAGCCTCGTCTTATTCGGTGGATTTTGTTGttacaagaatttgatgtggaaattaaGGATAAGAAGGGCACAGAGAATTTGGTGCCTGATCACTTGTGTAGATTGGAGGTTGATGAGGATTCTCTTGATAAAGAAGTTCAGATTAATGATGCTtctcctgatgagcagttgtttgaaGTAAGTGTTTGTAAAGATGTTCCATGGTTTGCAGACTATGTAAATTTTTTGGCTGCAAAGGTTATACCTCCTGAGATGACAAGGCAACAATTGAAGAAATTATATTCGGAGATGAAGCACtattattgggaggagcctattctgtATAAACATTGTCCTAATCAAGTTATTAAAAGTTGTGTGCCCGAAGAAGAGATGTTGTCAATCTTGACTCATTGTCATACGTTGCATTGTGGCGGTCATTTCGGAGGAACAAGAACAATAGCGAAA GTAAAAGCtgcagcaactcctacttgtTATGGGAAAGAG GTGTTGTTTTATCATCCAATTGCGAATGGCCAAGCCGAGGTGTCTAATTGGGAGATTAAAGGTATCTTCGAAAAGACTACAAATACGTCACGTAAAGATTGGTCAAAGATGCTCgatgattcactttgggcttatcgcactgCATTTAAAACTCTGaatggtatgtcaccatatcgattggtgtttggtaaggcatGTCACTTACCAGTGGAACTTGAGCACAGAGCTTACTCGGCTGTGAAAAAGTTAAACATTGACCTTTTTATGGTGGGACAAAATAGGCTTATGGAGTTAAACGAGCTTGATGAATTATGA